In the Gammaproteobacteria bacterium genome, CCAACCTATTGGATTTCCGGTTCCCGACTGGCAACCCTGCGAACACCCGCGCGGTGCGATTATGGACGGCAGCCTGTGCCGTCTGGTACCCATCGAAATCGATTTGCATGCCAACGATCTGTTTACCGCTTTTAGTCGGGATAAGGATCAGCGCAACTGGACTTACCTCCCGTACGGACCATTTGCCGACGAGGGAGATTTTCGTTCCTGGATATTTTCGAACTGTATCGGCGATGATCCCTGCTTCTTCAGCGTCATTGACCTGGCCACCGGAAAAGCGGTCGGCGTCGCCAGCTATCTGCGTATCGAACCGGGGGTCGGTGTCATTGAAGTGGGTCATATCCATTTTTCACCCAGCATGCAGGGCAAGCCAATTTCGACCGAGGCGATGTTCCTGATGATGCGCCA is a window encoding:
- a CDS encoding GNAT family N-acetyltransferase, which translates into the protein MVEITNELGQPIGFPVPDWQPCEHPRGAIMDGSLCRLVPIEIDLHANDLFTAFSRDKDQRNWTYLPYGPFADEGDFRSWIFSNCIGDDPCFFSVIDLATGKAVGVASYLRIEPGVGVIEVGHIHFSPSMQGKPISTEAMFLMMRQVFDVWGYRRYEWKCDALNAPSCAAAQRLGFMFEGIFRQATIYKQRNRDTAWFSILDREWPTAKAVFEQWLSTENFDSEGTQKTSLSHSMQQALAGLR